One window of Watersipora subatra chromosome 3, tzWatSuba1.1, whole genome shotgun sequence genomic DNA carries:
- the LOC137389863 gene encoding protein OS-9-like: protein MVYIISKFFLSFTVVISAASSGYLDLEELQSSFYSLKILETPISVIQTEDLAIDRETVQVSSKFGQRYLCHYRKTATSQSFVSDDRIAELNITEILEPMRENCITKTKDWWTYKFCYGEQITQFHLHEGQVSGEIITLGKYESDKTWLPEDLEKLKKSTVNRYHTQSYVNGTICDLTNQPRKAEVRFSCVEGEVDRIGAVVELKPCSYIIFVYTSKICHHPYLQSLSQSATFPIECQPIVSQDAYNDYLKRLQDETVDEDTGTKQVDEVEMDPFDSLLKSFGHDIDETQVHFVGGEDDFVAKLEEQKQTLLELLQETMRENTGKDAVSTYKETIKKYVSSQFDDIIAEAKSELGVDEEGTIDSEDVEKLKGVMSSVLESQLDGLEELEEITKDLVENKDLFDKKMEDVSEEVEVSEEHVSKDKAQTTDIPKTPRKDTHFSQSNYDTGIIDIDDLEEKSRIYKTVEQAKKQYVNSENKQRTVIAIVRPTQEKGTRSEKRRK, encoded by the exons ATGGTTTATATAATTTCGAAATTTTTCCTTAGTTTCACGGTAGTTATTTCGGCTGCTTCATCTGGATATCTTGACTTGGAAGAATTACAGTCGTCCTTTTACAGTTTAAAGATATTAGAGACTCCCATTTCCGTAATACAAACTGAG GATCTTGCAATTGATCGTGAGACTGTTCAGGTTTCATCCAAATTCGGACAAAGATATTTATGTCATTATCGAAAGACAGCGACCAGCCAATCTTTTGTATCTGATGACAGAATAGCCGAATTAAATATTACAGAGATTCTAGAGCCTATGAGAGAAAACTGTATCACCAAA ACAAAGGATTGGTGGACCTATAAATTTTGTTATGGAGAGCAGATAACTCAGTTTCATTTACATGAAGGACAAGTATCGGGTGAGATCATCACATTGGGCAAATATGAGTCTGATAAAACTTGGCTGCCAGAAGACTTG GAAAAACTCAAGAAATCGACTGTCAACAGGTACCACACACAGAGCTATGTCAATGGCACCATATGTGATTTAACTAACCAGCCAAGAAAAGCTGAAGTTAGG TTTTCATGTGTCGAAGGTGAAGTTGATCGAATAGGGGCTGTAGTGGAGCTGAAGCCATGTTCGTACATAATATTTGTGTACACCTCCAAAATTTGTCACCATCCTTACCTGCAATCACTCTCTCAGAGTGCTACATTCCCTATCGAATGCCAACCTATTGTTTCTCAAGACGCATACAATGACTATCTTAAGAGGCTTCAAGATGAAACTGTGGATGAAGACACAGGAACAAAACAAG TTGATGAAGTAGAAATGGACCCATTTGACTCATTACTAAAGAGTTTTGGGCACGATATAGATGAAACACAAGTTCATTTCGTGGGTGGAGAGGATGACTTTGTTGCCAAGTTGGAAGAACAGAAGCAGACAT TGTTGGAGCTGCTACAAGAAACAATGAGAGAAAACACTGGCAAAGACGCGGTCAGCACGTACAAGGAGACTATAAAAAAGTATGTCAGTTCTCAGTTTGATGACATCATAGCTGAGGCTAAGTCGGAGCTAGGAGTTGATGAGGAGGGAACTATTGATAGTGAGGATGTTGAGAAGTTAAAGGGGGTCATGTCTAGTGTACTCGAGAGCCAACTCGACGGCCTGGAAG AGCTAGAGGAAATCACGAAAGATCTTGTTGAAAACAAGGATTTGTTCGATAAAAAAATGGAAGATGTAAGTGAAGAGGTAGAGGTCAGTGAAGAACATGTCTCCAAAGACAAAGCGCAAACAACAGATATACCAAAAACACCGAGGAAAGACACACATTTTTCTC AATCTAATTATGACACGGGGATCATAGATATTGATGATCTTGAAGAGAAATCACGTATATACAAGACTGTGGAACAGGCCAAGAAACAATATGTCAATTCAGAGAACAAGCAAAGAACCGTAATAGCCATAGTG AGGCCGACCCAAGAAAAAGGCACTCGCTCAGAGAAACGGAGGAAATGA